ATTTTAGCTTCAGCTTACAAAATTGTATACAAAGAAAATCTCATTATGatatcccctctctctttttaagCAAATGTTTGTGTTACCAACCCTGACCTTGAGCTACAGCTGCTGCTTTGATCTCCAGTGGGATTTGAGATGGTGTTAACCACAGAATGAATCATTGAATACATCTCTATGGTGTTAACACAGTGAGGAACAAGGCAGCAGATCCACCACCATACTGACAGTCTGAGTCAGAAACACCAGGCTGGGGGGCATTTTGATGAGTTCTCACAAATTCGCAGAGACTCTCACCAACCATTACACCATTATCTAGGCTTCCACATGTTATGCTTTTAAAAAGAAGACGTGCAACTGCTGTAAAGTTACATTTAATGAGAGTTAAAGGCGATAACTGCAATGAATGTTTGGCCATGGAGGTTAGATATTTGGCCATAGGGGTTTTGCAATGAGTGTATAGCCAGAGTTTAAGTAAATATGCAAGGAGTTTATTTATATTTCAATAGGCAATAGGATATTCAGCAGCATCTGTTTACAGATGTAGGAATAAACTATTTTGGTAGACAAGTCAGCAGAATAGTTTCCTTTATTACATTCACTACTGTACGAGACTATGACAAACTCAATGGACATTTTTTCAGaacttttttaaattaaaaaatataaatggCAAAAAAGCTTTTCTTTACTGCTAAACCATGTGATCATATGATATGTCCATGATTGGGGCTTTGACAAAACAGTCAACATAAAATGAACCATTAAATGTTTTTCTTAGTTTAAGGTAAGCATGCTAGGTACAGTACAGAGGATAGTGTACTTGCTTGGATGGAAAGATAATAAGGAAAGTGGGAGTGGCGTTAAGTGTAGGATATGTTCACTTTGTCTCAGATTAGATTGGAGATTAGTTGTATCACAGAAACCTACAGGCAATGCCAGACCCCATACCTGAAACAATGTGAAAAGGCTTCTTCTGCTGGCTAGATGGCTGCCTGCCAAGTGAGCTAACAAACCAAGGGCAAATGGATAATCACTATAAATTAAACAATTGGCATACAGCAAATACAGTAATGAAATGACAATATTACATGAGTGCTTTACCTGATTTGTTTTAATCTATGCCGGTGATAAGGCCCTAGTTCAATCTTTTTCAGTTGTTGAACAAAAATACATCTCAGGAAAAGGACACAATGTATGTATCTATATTGACTGAGCCTTGTCCCTTAAAGTAAGCAACAATATGAGTCACACAACTAACCATTGAAAGATCACATATGGGTAGCCAATATCAATTTGCACAGCATTATTTTCCTCCAATGTGTTATAAAAGGCCTATAGCATGTAATGCTGGAAAAAATGACTAGCCTACCTGCCTTTGTTATTTACCTAGTACCAACCATTTAGACTACGACTAACAAAACATGTTGCACTTATTCCACATGAGGGCAACTTGTAACTCAATTTGTGTCTGGCAATATTATTGTTGTAGGCCAACTACAATGCTCCGGACATCCAAAGGTGAGAATACACTATAGAGGTGTGAGATCCGGAGTATTCACACTATGCCATATGTTAGGGAATAGTTGTCAAGGCGCCTCACTATGATTCCATTGTAGATGGGGTCTTGGCAGTCAATAATTTATTGCCCGTTGATTTTGAAAggctttctggacaagtggggAAGTCATTTTTATGCATCTTATGATGAAGAATGACAGAGAAACCAACGGTTAAATAAAATCTAAACTATTTCGTGGGTCTGAGAGTGCCAGGGGCTTTGTTGTTTTCTGTGAGATGTTTTATCTTGATGTTTTCTCCCTTGTTGACGACACTTGCTGTATCACTTTCCAACTTCATCCAGATACTTGCGGTTTAACTCCGCTTGCTCCTTCTGGCTCTCGATCCTCGCCATTTCGATCATATTTCTCAGAAGGTGGAAAGTGAGGTCGATTGAAATTGGGGGGTCATCGTTTCTCTTGGTCAGCTCCACGAAGTCTTCCAGGCTGTTGCCCTCCTCAAGCGCGCGCTGCTCCTCCAAGGGCGGCAAACTGCGCGCCAGGTGACCAAGACCCCTCGTGCCCAGGGGCGTCACCTCAAAGGGAAATTGTGGCGGGAGACCTGCCTGCAACCGGGGATTTCTTTGCAAATACCTCAGTATCTTTTCTCCTATAAGGTAGGAAACTGCGTTATCACCAGCCTTCAGCAACACCTCCTCCAGCTGACTCTTGTAGCCGTGGCCGTCGAACATTGCCAGGTCCCGTGGTCGACAGACACTGGGGGGGATGTGAGAGCTGAGGAGAACAGTGGCAAGGAGCAGGATCAAGGGAACAGGCTTCATAGTGCTGGACAGACGGACAAAACGGTGCCCTGTTACGGAGAGAGGTGTACAAATATTAGCAAAAAGCACTGGAACTCAAAGTAGACTCAAACTTTAAATTGCACGTATTTAACAATTGTGTTCAAAGCAAAAACAAATAGTCTATCACCAATTTACAAAAATTTGCCTAAAGGCAAACTTAATAACATAAAAAGCAATAAACAACAAACGTAACAAAATAATATGTTTCTCTTTACATTATAAACATATGCATGTGAGTAGGCTATTTATAGGCGTGGTTAATTGTCACACAATGGATACATACATACATCGTTGAGTTACTGAAACAAGCATGCACATGCTTCTTCAGCTTTGTAAATAAGTAAAATAAACATACATTGTTTTTATGATACAAAAATGACCAACGAATTGCTGTGTGTACTTGATATTCTCAATTCAGCACCAGAACTCTCAGCACCTCAAACTAAAAAGGTGAAACAAAAGAAAGCTAAATAAACCACTTACCGGTACTTTGTCTGCTTAATGCTGAAAAAGTTGCACACCGGCTAGAAAAGTGTCAATTGAGACCCCGGTCCGAAAAGTCCCGCTAAATGTCGATTGGAGAATAACGCCTCTTTCTTAAGGGTTATATATACATCCAACATCGTTCCATTGACGTCAGTGCAAGTGCATAAACTGCTTGTAAATGAGGCGACTCCGTTTGAAGTAAAGGCAAGTGTTTTGAGGGACAGCTTATTATGCTGCAAGCCAAGATCTGctcaaaaacatttaaaatgtttccatttgagttatttagcagacgctcttatcctgaGCGACTTACAGACTTACAGTGCAAACATTACAATATTTTTTTTCAGAACAGTTTGTCGATCTGATATTCTATTTTTCCATACAACTCTTAAGTTAGCCTACCTCAACCTGTCACATTATCCCTAATTAAGTCCGCAAGGCAAAACCAGTTATTGTTTCACACGGTGTTGGTATGCCTCCAGTGAAACTAAAATAACAACGCACCgcaaaaaaacaacacatttacTTATTAAAAACAACCAATTGTGGAAGTTATAACAAAGTGATTCGTCAAAGTGTAAAGCTGCTCCATGTACCATGAATCTGGACTCTGAATAAACTAGTCTAGAAATGACGAACCGTTGTCGTGATGCCTTTATGCATGGTTTAACATCTAAGCGAGGCAGAGCAGAAGTACACAGCGGGGAAACGTGCAGAGGGCGCAGAGAGAactgtccatggtactgaaaaGGTTTATGCCCGTGATGCAAGTTCATTCTAAATGAAAACTACACAAAATAGAGGAATAGGTCATATTTAGCTGATACAATCCGAGAGCTATTAATGCATTGAAAACGAATTTAAAGCCACGCCCATGTATTTTTGTCAGATACATTTAGTTCGTTATAGAAAAGATTCCTCTTTTCAGAAATAGCCAGGCTAATGGATTTGTCTGTTTGTCCCCCAACTATTTTTCTAACACACTTTCTTTCGCTTGGAGAAGTGTGGCATATTCAACAATGGTGCAAAGTTGGGGTCAAAGCCACTCATCATGTCACCTTTTAAACAGAAGTTAAAGAAATAATTAGATATTAAAGAACAGGCAGATATGGCTTTAATATTACAATTCCTTGTACATTTTAAAAGTATAGTGTATACAATTTAAGCTTAATACAGCATTTTAAAATTGTATGTTCATTATTGCTGGTAATGTCATAAATTAAAATGAGAAAACAGAAATCAAGTAAGCTACTGTTTAACAGCAGAGTAagtcactgaacaaaaatataaatgcaacatgcaacaatttcgaagattttactgagttacagttcatataacgcaatcagtcaattgaaataaattcaataggccttattctatggatttcacgactgggactaaagatatgcatctgttggtcacagatacctttaaaaacaaGGTAGGGGCGtgcatcagaaaaccagtcagtatctggtgtgaccaccatttattTGCCTATTGGATTTGAATATCagcctgttgattgtggcctgtggaatgttgtacccctcctctttaatggctgtgcgaagttcctggatattggtgggaactggaaacACGCCGTCATACACgccaatccagagcatcccaatcatgctcaatgggtgacatgtctggtgaggaagaaggccatggaagaactgggacattaccagcttccaggaattgtgtacagatccttgtaaaatggggctgtgcattatcatgctgaaacatgaggtgatgggttGGATGAAtgacaacaatgggcctcaggaactcgtcacagtatctctgtccattCAAAttcccatcgataaaatgcaattgtgttctttgTCCGTAGATTATGAATACCCATACCagaaccccaccgccaccatggggcactgcgTTCACAATGTTGACACCAGAAATCAGCTTGACCACATAACtccgtggtctgtggttgtgaggctggttggacgtactgtcaaattctgtaaaacaacgttggaggcagcttatggtagagaaatgtacattaaattatctggcaacagctctggtggacatccctgtagtcagcatgccattgcacgctccctcaaaccttgagacatctgtagcattgtgttgtgtgacaaaactgcacattttagagtagccttttattgtccctagcacaaggtgcacctgtgtaatgatcatgccgtttaatcatcttattgatatgccacacctgtcaggtgaatggattatctcggcaaaggagaaataacagggatgtaaacaaatctgtgcacaaaaacatttgagagaaataagctttttgtgcatatggaaaatatctgggatcttttatttcagctcatgaaacatgcgaccaacactttacgtattgcgtttatatttttgttcagtatatatgtcAACTACAGTCTGCCTGACTATCAACTTTTTATAGCATTAATAGTAACTTTATATACgctaccggtcaaaggttttagaacaagggtttttctttattttactattttctatactgtagaataatagtgaaaacatcaaaactatgaaataacacatatagaatcatgtagtaaccaaaaaagtgttaaacaaatcagaattaattttatatttgagattcttcaaatagccaccctttgccatgatgacagctttgcacactcttggcattctctcaaccagcttcacctggaatgcttttccaacagtcttgaaggagttcccacatatgctgagcacttgttggctgcttctccttcactctgcggtccgactcatcgcaaaccatctcaatttggttgaggttgggggattgtggaggccaggtcatctgatgcagcactccatcgctctcaTTCTTGgtaaaaatagcccttacacagcctggaggtgtgttgggtcattatgctgttgataaacaaatgatagtcccactaagtgcaaaccagatgggatggtgtatcgctgcagaatgctgtggtagccatgctggtcaattgtgccttgatttctaaataaatcacagaccgtgtcaccagcaaagcacccccacaccatctcctccatgctttacagtgggaaatacacatgcagaatTCATCCTATCACCCATTCACCCACActgcgtctcataaagacacggctgtttgaatcaaaaatctcaaatttggactccagaccaaaggacaaatttccactggtctaatgtccattgctcgtgtttcttgccccaagcaagtctcttcttcttattggtgtcctttagtagtgatttctttgcagtaattcgaccatgaaggcctgattcacacagtctcctctgaaaagttgatgttgagatgtgtctgttacttgaactttgtgaagcatttatttgggctgcaatttctgaggctggtaaatctaatgaacttatcttctgcagcagaggtaactctgggtcttcctttcttgctgtggtcctcatgagagccagtttcatcatagcgcttgatggtttttgtgactgcacttgaaaatactttcaaagttcttgacattttccgtattgactgaccttcatgtcttaaagtaataatggactgtcgtttctctttgcttatttgagctgttcttgccataatatggactttctGAATACTTCTTTCTGAATACTACCTTGTCAAAAcaagctcaaacgcattaaggaaaaaaattccacaaattaacttttaagaaggcacacctgttaattgaaatccattccaggtgactacctcatgaagctggttgagagaatgccaagagtgtgcaaagctgtcatcatggcaaagcgtggctatttgaagaatctcaaatatattttgatttgatactttttgttttttgttaaacacttttttggttactacatgattccatatgtcttatttcaatagtaaaaataaagaaaaacccttgaatgagtaggtgtgtccaaacttttgaccagtagtgtagaTGTGACAAAATTTCACAAAAATCTTTCACTATGCAAAAGTTTGAGTTTCAAGTTTCTTTTTTCCCCAAGTTTGAATATTTCATAGTGTTTGTTAACAATTTTTTTCCTGACTGCTAACTTAGTGTGCGATTCACAGCTTTCTGGATTCCGTGTATCACACTATTTGCAGGTGTAAAAGTCTCATTGATAGTCCTATATGTGTGAGGTAGGGCGGGTCCTGAAATATCCATCACATCTTATTGGCTTTCCAGGACAAGTAGGAATTCCAGCCGATAGCTACAATCTGGACCACAGCCAATCTGCAAGACAAGAGTTCAATACTGACACATCACAGCTGAATAAATAGATCAATGCCATTGAATAGATCAATATGGAAATAAAATGTATATGGACTACATTGATGTCACTAAACCATCCCAGGGGCTCACCGGTGGTGCAGTGGGATAAAATAGAAGTTGGCAATCTGGACTGCAGGCCATAGCTGAAAAAGAGCGGAACACATTCAATGAAACATTACAGAGTGGTTCATACCGTAAATAATATTTTAAGCCTTTCACAGGGATAACTTACATAGTAATTTGAGATCAAGGCATCTGTGTAGTCCTGCAGAGAATAAGATGGACACAGAGACCTTTACGTTAGAGCTTAGAAGGATTGTGTATTTCTAATAAAAACATCTTCACTGATCCTCACCGGATGCCTTCTTCCAGTTCACACCTGtgttgacctctaaccctgaccagATAGGTAGGGGCTATCAGTCAAGCTGTGAGGGGTTACAGTATGTGTTGGCCCCCCTCTGGGCCAGTCACAGTGACAGCTGACAGCACAGCACCATAGTCTCAAGTTATTAACAACTGTGGGTCAGTGCCGTGTCTTGCTCCCTCACATCACATGGCATATAAAACAACCAGCCATCTGGAACAGCCAGGACCCTCACTAAGCCTGGCCCATCTCCCTAAAGGTCAACCCAATAAGATTGGATGGATTTCATTcttttttaaatgtctttattggGAAAGACTAGGTGTGTAAAATAATCCAATGTTcccagaaatgttgtctttgttttcttTGGCGTAACAGTTCCTAATTACTAGAAAACAAGGCACCGGCCACCTGGGGTGAAAACACCGGAGTACTACAACATCAGAGACACACGGTGGCGTTACCAAAATCCTTCCCCTTTGGAGAGCGGACATCTTTCATTTTTCTTCTAGGGCTGAAGAGACAACTAACTTCTTTGAGCTCACGAGGCTGCAGTTATGCGTccatggaactgtttggccagcGCCCACCATATGATCCCTTAATTATGACACACTGAGCTCTGAGAATGTCATAAAACCATCAAACTGTCACATAATGAAAACGGTAATAGGTAGACGAGTTGTTAGTACTTGTTTTTGTGTTCCCAGGAGGTAGTGTGCGCTTGACCTTTTTGCTTCAGTATCAGCATTCAGCAGCGCGAAGCAGAGCGACTGACCGCATGTGTAGAAGAATGGCTGCACTCAAAATGGACATCTCCGACCTTCACGTTTCCAACCCATTCATCATCTCataaagaagggagggagggaggtcagAGCTAAGACATACATTTTGATCTAGCTCTACAGGAGCCATAGAGGAGGTAGGTACTGTAGCATCAGTGGCCATCGAAATAAGCCACATGAATAACCAAGTGGTCCCGGGGGAGAGCTTGACCCACACTATAAGATGAGGTGAAGTGAAGTCATAGTTGGGATGGGCCTGTGACGTGATTGACACCAGAGCGGCTTGCCACTAGCTATTGAAGAGCAGGGCTGAGGACTGAGGAGGATGCTGCATATGGAAGATTCCACGCCAGGAAGGCaccaaaatatttttggtatGTCAGATTGTTCCGGCAATTCTCACATACAAACTTGATTGGAAGGAAGGATGTTTGATATTCTTTTTACATTTGCATCACAAACCATTTTtgagaaaatcatgatgaaagtggcaATTTTAAGGCCCTTTTTATACATGCCTCTTGTAAGAGTCCATGAGCCATGAACCGCACATGATACAGACATCATCTTGGTGTGCTAAAATATGGAGTGTCTAGATACTGAAATAAACATTTTCacattaatttattcaacattaacaatattaatatctcatatctcattatATTTGGAACAATATTCTCTTCAAACACGTCAAATTTCCAGACTGGGTACTCTTAAAGATATGACATAGACATTGACATTATGGTCATTAACCAATTACATTCAGCAAGTCACCAGCAGAAGGAGTTTCCTTTGAATCTTCAAtataagcctactagaaagtgtgtgccctcaagcctaaagggaagcaaaagtaattccgctacccaagaatagtaaagccccctttactggctcaaatagccgaccaatcaacctgttaccaacccttagtaaacttttgtgTTTgatcagatacaatgctattttactgt
This region of Salvelinus alpinus chromosome 8, SLU_Salpinus.1, whole genome shotgun sequence genomic DNA includes:
- the LOC139582935 gene encoding UI encodes the protein MKPVPLILLLATVLLSSHIPPSVCRPRDLAMFDGHGYKSQLEEVLLKAGDNAVSYLIGEKILRYLQRNPRLQAGLPPQFPFEVTPLGTRGLGHLARSLPPLEEQRALEEGNSLEDFVELTKRNDDPPISIDLTFHLLRNMIEMARIESQKEQAELNRKYLDEVGK